The proteins below are encoded in one region of Bifidobacterium dentium JCM 1195 = DSM 20436:
- the purM gene encoding phosphoribosylformylglycinamidine cyclo-ligase: protein MPKAYEEAGVSVEAGYEVVKRIKSHVARTNRPGVVGGIGGFGGLFDLASLGYKEPVLISGTDGVGTKLVVAKMANKHNTIGIDCVAMCVNDIAAQGAEPLFFLDYIACGKNDPALLEQVVSGVADGCVQAGSGLIGGETAEMPGMYDADEYDLAGFAVGVAEKSAIVDGSTICEGDVLIGLPSTGVHSNGFSLVRKALFEQAGYTVDTVLDELNGEKLGDVLLTPTKIYVKALSPLFEAGVVKGVAHITGGGFIENVPRMIPDGLAARINLGSWPILPIFDVLEKAGEIDHMEMFNIFNMGIGMVLAVSADRADETMELLKSNGETGYVLGSIVKKTNDDVELQ from the coding sequence ATGCCAAAAGCATATGAAGAGGCCGGCGTAAGCGTCGAAGCCGGTTACGAAGTCGTCAAGCGCATCAAGTCCCATGTGGCACGCACCAACCGTCCTGGCGTGGTCGGCGGCATCGGCGGCTTCGGCGGCCTGTTCGACCTCGCTTCTCTCGGCTATAAGGAGCCTGTGCTGATTTCCGGTACCGATGGCGTCGGCACCAAGTTGGTCGTGGCCAAGATGGCGAACAAGCACAATACCATCGGCATCGATTGCGTGGCCATGTGCGTCAACGACATCGCCGCCCAAGGTGCAGAACCGCTCTTTTTCCTGGACTACATCGCCTGCGGCAAGAACGACCCGGCCCTGCTTGAGCAGGTCGTTTCAGGAGTCGCCGACGGTTGTGTGCAGGCCGGTTCCGGTCTGATCGGCGGCGAGACCGCCGAAATGCCGGGCATGTACGACGCAGATGAGTACGATCTGGCCGGTTTCGCAGTCGGCGTGGCTGAAAAGTCCGCAATCGTCGACGGCTCCACCATCTGCGAAGGTGACGTGCTCATCGGCCTGCCATCCACAGGCGTGCATTCCAACGGCTTCTCCTTGGTACGCAAAGCCTTGTTCGAACAGGCCGGCTACACCGTGGACACCGTGCTGGACGAGCTGAACGGTGAAAAGCTCGGCGACGTGCTGCTCACCCCAACCAAAATCTATGTGAAGGCTCTTTCCCCACTGTTCGAGGCGGGCGTGGTCAAGGGCGTGGCCCACATCACCGGCGGCGGTTTCATCGAGAATGTCCCGCGCATGATTCCGGACGGCCTTGCCGCCCGCATCAACCTCGGCTCCTGGCCGATCCTGCCAATTTTCGACGTACTCGAGAAGGCCGGCGAAATCGATCATATGGAAATGTTCAACATCTTCAACATGGGTATCGGCATGGTGCTGGCCGTGAGCGCCGACCGTGCGGATGAAACCATGGAGTTGCTGAAGAGCAACGGCGAGACCGGCTATGTGCTGGGCAGCATTGTGAAGAAGACCAACGACGACGTCGAACTTCAGTAA